GACAATAGTCAGGCTCAGAGGGTGAAGAGAAGTTTAGGTGGGCGTCACCAATGTGATGTCACTGATAGTGCCAGTAGGAGGAGTCTCCAGACCTGCAGGTACTAAAGAGTGTTACGTCCCTCTGTATAGCTCTGCAGGGGCGGAGCTCCCTGTACCTTACATTGAAATAGTTCCCGTATGTCTGTTCATCTGAAATCAGGGAGGAGTCTCCAGACCTGCAGGCACTCCCTCTGTATAGCTCCACGGGGGCGGAGCTCCCTGTACCTTACATTGAAATAGTTCCCGTATGTCTATTCATCTGAAATCAGGGAGGAGTCTCCAGACCAGCAGGCACTCCCGCTGTATAGCTCCGAGGGGGCGGAGATCCTTGTACCCTACATTGAAATAGTTCCCGTATATCTATTCATCTGAAATCAGGGAGGAGTCTCCAGACCTGCAGGCACTCCCTCTGTATAGCTCCACGGGGGCGGAGCTCCCTGTACCTTACATTGAAATAGTTCCCGTATGTCTATTCATCTGAAATCAGGGAGGAGTCTCCAGACAAGCAGGCACTCCCGCTGTATAGCTCAGAGGGGGCGGAGATCCCTGTACCCTACATTGAAATAGTTCCCGTATATCTATTCATCTGAAATCAGGGAGGAGTCTCCAGATCTGCAAACACTCCCTCTGTACATCTCCGCGGGGGCGGAGCTCTTTGTACCTTACTTTGAAATAGTTCCTGCATGTGTGTTCATCTTGCAGCATGATTGGGAATCCGGCGACTGAAGTGAGACTCCACAGCAGAGAGCAGCACTATATCCAAGCTATTATTGGCCACAACTAAAATACTAGTTTTGGGTGGATATGGATGTGATCATTTTCCATTTGTCACATACCAGCTGAAAGCTGAAATCAGACTTGCAGTGACAATGCCTGGCGGTCGGGGGAGAGGGAAAAGTCAGGctcagagggaggagagaaggtaaAGTGGGCGTCACCAGTGCAATTTCACTGATAGTCCCAGTAGGAGGAGTCTCCAGACCTGCAGGCACTCCCTCTATATAGCTCCATGGGGCGGAGCTCTCTGTACCTTACATTGAAAtagctgtatgtatgtgtgttcatCTGAAATCAGGCTTGCAGTGACAATGCCTGGCGGTCGGGAAGGGGAACAGTTAGGCTCGGAGGGAGGAGAAAAGGTAAGGTGGGCGTGACCAGTATGACGTCACTTAAAACCACCAGTGGCAGCCAGTAGGAGGAGTCTCCAGACCTGCAGGCACTGTAGGGTGTTACCTTCTCCTGTATAGCTCCGCTGGGGCGGAGCTCTCTGTACCTTACATTTAAAATAATtcctgtatgtgtgtttgtgtgaaaTCAGGCTCGCAAAGACAGAAGCTAGGCTCGGAGGGAGGAGGGGAGTTTAGGTGGGCGTCACCAGTGTGATGTCCCAGTAGGAGGAGTCTCAGGCACTGAAGGGTATTACCTTTTTCTGTATAGCTCCGCGGGGGCGGAGCTCTCTGTACCTTATATTGAAATAATTCCTGTATGTGTATTTGTATGAAATCAGGCTTGCAAAGACATCAGCTAGGTTCGGAGGGAGGAGGGAAGTTCAGGTGGGCGTCACCAGTGTGATGTCCCAGTAGGAGGAGTCTCAGGCACTGAAGGGTGTTGCCTCCCCCTGTAAAGCTCTGCAGGGGCGGAGCTCCCTGTGCCCTGCATGTGTGCTCATCTGTTAAGCGTCAGCGTGATTGGGAATGCAGAGACGGAAGTGAGACTCCACCGCAGTATATTGAAGCGATCATCGGCCACAAGTAAAATACCGGATTGGCCGCCATGACCAGCGCCATCACTCACCTCGTACTTGTTTGGCGCCACGTAGCGCCCGTGCGTCTGGTAGGAGGTGTAGTCGTTCATGGAGTGGTAGGAGCCCCGGGTGGTGAACATGTCCATGTGTCCGGAGTGCTTCCGGCGGCAGAGCAGGACGATCTGCGGGGGGAGAGGAAGAAAGTGACTTGAGGATTCTGGGAATCCGGAGAAAATCGGGACGGCCATGACTGGAAGGAAGCCGAGTACTCACCATGATGATAATGAAGATGATGCAGAGGAAGACGAGGACCGAGGCCAGGACCAGCAGGGCGATCCCCCATCCCGGCACCGTGGAGGCGGAAGTGGAGGCGAACGGCGTGGTGCTAGCTGCGGGGAGGAAGGAGAGACAGTGATTGGATGGGAAGACAGGATCTAAACTCATACAACCAATGGGGAGAGACTgaccctccacttcctgtcctggtgaccccctCTGTGTAATGATGTGACGGGGTCACCACTAGGGAAAAGTCAACAATACTAACatttgtcccccctcccccatctgaaACTAACCTGGACACGAGGATTCAGTCTGTGGTCACTTACCTTGTACATTGTCTATTCGGAGACCATTCAGCTCATTGCTGTTCTTGGACAGAGCATCCGTCATTGTGGTCTGTATATTGCTGGAGCTTGGCGACCCTTTAAATTGGGTTTGTGTGTCGGCATTGATGGACCCGGGGCTACAAAGAGGATGAGAATGGATTACACCGAGTACCTAGAGAGTATCTACAGAGTACCTAGAGAGTACCTAGAGAGTATCTAGAGAGTACCTAGAGAGTATCTACAGAGTACCTACAATATACCTAGAGAGTATCCACAGAGTACCTAGAGAGTATCTACAGAGTACCTACAGAGTACCTACAGAGTACCTAGAGAGTATCTACAGAGTATCTACAGAGTACCTACAGAGTACCTAGAGAGTATCTACAGAGTATCTACAGAGTACCTACAATATACCTAGAGAGTATCCACAGAGTACCTAGAGAGTATCTAGAGAGTACCTACAGAGTACCTAGAGAGTATCTACAGAGTACCTACAATATACCTAGAGAGTATCCACAGAGTACCTAGAGAGTATCTACAGAGTACCTACAGAGTACCTACAGGGTACCTAGAGAGTATCTACAGAGTATCTACAGAGTACCTAGAGAGTATCTACAGAGTACCTAGAGAGTATCTACAGAGTATCTACAGAGTACCTAGAGAGTATCTACAGAGTACCTACAATATACCTAGAGAGTATCCACAGAGTACCTAGAGAGTATCTACAGAGTACCTACAGAGTACCTAGAGAGTATCTACAGAGTACTTAGAGAGTACCTAGAGAGTATCTAGAGAGTATCTAGAGAGTACCTAGAGAGTATCTACAGAGTATCTACAGTATACCTACAGAGTATCCATAGAGTATCTACAGAGTATCCACAGAGTATCTACATTATGCCTAGAGAGTATCTACAGAGTATCTCCAAAGTATCCACAGAGTATCTACAGTATACCTACAGAGTATCCATAGAGTATCTACAGAGTATCCACAGAGTATCTACATTATGCCTAGAGAGTATCTACAGAGTATCTCCAAAGTATCCACAGAGCATCTACAGTACACCTACAGTGTATCCACAGAGTATCTACATAGTATCTACATAGTATTTAGCATATCCATAGAGTATCTACAGCGTAGATACAGAGTACCTATGAAAAATCGACATAGTATTCACAGTGTATTTGTAGTGGTGGCACTCTACATGGTGTGGTTTTGTAGTTGTGGCACTGTACATGATGTGGATTTGTAGTGGTGGCACTGTACATGATGTGAATTTGGAGTGGTGGCACTGTACATGATGTGGATTTGGAGTGGTGGCACTGTACATGATGTGGATTTGTAGTGGTGGCACTGTACATGATGTGAATTTGGAGTGGTGGCACTGTACATGGCGTGGATATGTAGGGGTGGCACTGTACATGATATGTATTTGTAGTGGTGGCACTGTACATGATATGTATTTGTAGTGGTGGCACTGTACATGATATGTATTTGTAGTGGTGGCACTGTACATGATGTGGATATGCAGGGGTGGCACTGTGCATGATGTGGATTTGTAGTGGTGGCACTGTACATTATGTGGATTTGTAGTGGGGGCACTGTACATGACGTGGATTTGTAGTGGTGGCACTGTACATGATGTGGTTTTGTAGTGGTGGCACTGTACATTATGTGGATTTGTAGTGGGGGCACTGTACATGATGTGGATTTGTAGTGGTGGCACTGTACATGGCTTGGATATGTAGGGGTGGCACTGTACATGACGTGGATTTGTAGTGGTGGCACTGTACATGATGTGGATTTGTAGTGGTGGCACTGTACATGATGTGGATTTGTAGTGGTGGCACTGTACATGATGTGGATTTGTAATGGTGGCACTGTACATGGCTTGGATATGTAGGGGTGGCACTGTACATGACGTGGATTTGTAGTGGTGGCACTGAACATGATGTGAATTTGGAGCGGGGGCACTGTACATGACGTAGATTTGGAGTGGTGGCATTGTACATGGCGTGGATATGCAGGGGTGGCATTGTACATGATGTGGATTTCACTGTACATGATGTGGATTTGTAGTGGGGGCACTGTACATGATGTGGATTTGTAGTGGTGGCACTGAACATGATGTGAATTTGGAGCGGGGGCACTGTACATGACGTAGATTTGGAGTGGTGGCATTGTACATGGCGTGGATATGCAGGGGTGGCATTGTACATGATGTGGATTTCACTGTACATGATGTGGATTTGTAGTGGGGGCACTGTACATGATGTGGATTTGTAGTGGTGGTACTGTACATGATGTGGTTTTGTAGTGGTGGCACTGTACATTATGTGGATTTGTAGTGGGGACACTGTACATGGCTTGGATATGTAGGGGTGGCACTGTACATGACGTGGATTTGTAGTGGTGGCACTGTACATGATGTGAATTTGTAGTGGTGGCACTGTACATGATGTGAATTTGTAGTGGTGGCACTGTACATGATGTGTATTTGTAATGGTGGCACTGTACATGGCTTGGATATGTAGGGGTGGCACTGTACATGATGTTGATTTGTAGTGGTGGCACTGTACATGACGTAGATTTGTAGTGGTGGCACTGTACATGATGTTGATTTGTAGTAGTGGCACTGTACATGGCGTGAATATGTAGGGGTGGCACTCTACATGGTGTGGTTTTGTAGTTGTGGCACTGTACGTAACGTGGATTTGTAGTGGTGGCACTGTGCATGATGTGGATTTGTAGTGATGGCACTGTACATGATGTGAAATTGTAGTGGTGGCACTGTACATGATGTGGATTTGTAGTGATGGCAGTGTACGTGACGTGGATTTTTTAGTGGTGGCACTGTACATGACATTGATTTGTAGTGGTGGCACTGTACATGATGTGGATTTGTAGTGGTGGCACCCTATAAACTACCAGTGTGATAAATTCCAGCAGGAAAATATCTGCAAAAAATGTGGCACAAAAGTTGCAGACTAGAAGGTGGCAGTGACCACGGGTTATAAGGAGCCTGAGCCACGTACAGCATGGTGTTTAATGTGATATTATATCCAATCTCTTCCATCATAGGGTGCACAGATTGTGACATTCTACAGAGATTTTCTCATTTCTGAGGCGCGTGTCACATTCCACGGGAACGTAGTGATTGTTTGTCACACCAGAGCGAATGTCACAATCTGTCACCCTTTTAGTGTCACGCCTTTGTTAGTTCATAGGGCCCGGGGATAGTTCATGGGGCCCGGCGATAGTTCAATGGGCCCGGTGTttgtattttaaataaagaattctcTGAGGCGTGGGATATGAACCCCCCTACGTGGCACACCTATTCCTGACCTTTGTGGCTTATTGTTCCAGCACTGTATGTAATATACAGAAGTTTGATCTCCATTGTTTAGACTTTGTATACATAAGAGGGACGTCTGATAAGATAGCAGACTACTTCCCCTGGAAAGATCGTCACCTTGGACCTCTGCCAACGTGGCCTATCCATTCATTCTCTTCTACCACTTGTCCGTTTGTACAAAAATTACTTAAATTCGGCACTAACCTGAAAGCCAGAATTAATACACCGAGGTAGGTGTCACGGGTCAAGCAGGTGGAGCAGTTATACACGTCGTTAAACTGTAAAGAATACAAACAAAAGATTAGAAGATGCTCAGAGGGTGGCGGGAGGACAATGCACATTCGTGGCCAGACAATCCCCTCACCAGGTTTTTGATCTTCGCCTGCAGGTCCAGGAAGAGGGTGGATGTAGGGTCATTGAGGAGGGTGGAATACACCTGGTTGGTGATGTGCAGTCTCATGTAGATAGGAGTGATGAGCTGACTTGTGGTCTGTACCACAGAGGTGCTGGGTGAGGTGGCCCCCGTGGCATTTGAAGTTGCTGAATTTGCTGTGGATGTCACAGTACTTGCAGCGCTTGAAGTAGTTGAGGTACTATTTGTAGAATTTGTGTTACTTGGAGTAGTGCCTGTGGCAGGTGGTGCAGCTGTAGTACTATTTGCGGTACTTGCATTATTTACTTTGGTTGTGCCCGTGGCAGGTGGTGCAGCTGTAGTGCTATTTGCGGTACTTGCATTATTTACTGTGGTTGTGCCCGTGGCAGGTGGTGCAGCTGTAGTGCTATTTGCGGTACTTGCATTATTTACTGCGGTTGTGCCCGTGGCAGGTGGTGCAGCTGTAGTACTATTTGCGGTACTTGTATTATTTACTGTGGTTGTGCCCGTGGCTTGTGGTGCAGCTGTAGTGCTATTTGCGGTACTTGTATTATTTACTGCGGTTGTGCCCGTGGCTTGTGGTGCAGCTGTAGTACTATTTGTGGTACTTGTATTATTTACTGTGGTTGTGCCCGTGGCAGGTGGTCCAGTGGTAGTACTATTTGTGGTACTTGTATTATTTACTGTGGTTGTGCCCGTGGCTTGTGGTGCAGCTGTAGTACTATTTGCGGTACTTGTATTATTTACTGCAGTTGTGCCCGTGGCTTGTGGTGCAGCTGTAGTACTATTTGCGGTACTTGTATTATTTACTGCAGTTGTGCCCGTGGCTTGTGGTGCAGCTGTAGTACTATTTGCGGTACTTGTATTATTTACTGCAGTTGTGCCCGTGGCAGGTGGTGCAGCTGTAGTACTATTTGCGGTACTTGTATTATTTACTGTGGTTGTTCCCGTGGCAGGTGGTGCAGCTGTAGTACTATTTGCGGTGCTTGTATTATTTACTGTGATTGTGCCCGTGGCAGGTGGTGCAGCTGTAGTACTATTTGCAGTACTTGTATTATTTACTGTGGTTGTGCCCATGGCAGGTGGTCCAGTGGTAGTACTATTTGCGGTACTTGTATTATTTACTGTGGTTGTGCCCGTGGCAGGTGGTCCAGTGGTAGTACTATTTGCGGTACTTGTATTATTTACTGCGGTTGTGCCCGTGGCAGGTGGTCCAGTGGTAGTACTATTTGTGGTACTTGTATTATTTACTGTGGTTGTGCCCGTGGCAGGTGGTGCAGTGGCCGTACTATTTGTGGTACTTGTATTATTTACTGTAGTCACACCCGTGGCTTGCGGTCCAGTGGTAGTACTATTTGTGGTACTTGTATTATTTACTGTGGTTGTGCCCGTGGCAGGTGGTGAAGTGGCCGTACTATTTGTGGTACTTGTATTATTTACTGTAGTCACACCCGTGGCTTGCGGTCCAGTGGTAGTACTATTTGTGGTACTTGTATTATTTACTGTAGTCACACCCGTGGATTGTGGTCCAGTGGTAGTACTATTTGTGGTACTTGTATTATTTACTGCGGTTGTGCCCGTGGCAGGTGGTCCAGTGGTAGTATTATTTGTGGTACTTGTATTATTTACTGTGGCTGTGCCTGTGGCAGGTGGTGCAGTGGCCGTACTATTTGTGGTACTTGTATTACTTCCTGTAGTCACACCCGTGGCTTGCGGTGCAGTGGTCGTACCATTCGTGGCAATGTTTGCACGTATTGCTAAAAGAGAATAAGAAACAGGAATGATAACATGAAAATGAGAGATCTGATCCCACAGTATAGAAATGTATAGTATGTGCTGTACTGCGCTGTGGTATATGTCGGCACTATATACAGGTATAATGGGAATGGAATGTGGAGGACGTACATTGCAATATCCTTTCCATTGTTTTGCAGATTATTAATATTGGTGGAatgtctcccccctcccccgcctcgtATCATTTCCCCTCTGTGAACTTCTCTCGCCCTGTTTGGTTGGAGGTGACTCTTCCTCGGGGCGCAGAGACTGATGCCAAAACACACAGCTTGGCATGCCGGGTCACAGAGCCGAaccaaggagggagggagggaggggagagacagaagagtctggagaggagagacagaagagtctggagtccagggaggagagacagcagagtctggagaggagagacagaagagtccagagaggagagacagaagagtctggagtccagggaggagagacagaagagtctggagaggagagacagaagagtctggagtccagggaggagagacagaagagtctggagaggagagacagaagagtccagagaggagagacagaagagtctggagaggagagacagaagagtccagggaggagagacagaagagtccggagaggagagacagaagagtctggagagaagagacagaagagtccggagaggagagacagaagagtctggagaggagagacagaagagtctggagaggagagacagcagagtctggagtccagggaggagagacagaagagtctggagtccagggaggagagacagaagagtccagagaggagagacagaagagTCCGGAGAAGAGAGACAGAAGAGTCcggagaggagagacagaagagtctggagtccagggaggagagacagaagagtctggagtccagggaggagagacagaagagtccagagaggagagacagaagagTCCGGAGAAGAGAGACAGAAGAGTCcggagaggagagacagaagagtccggagaggagagacagaagagtccagagaggagagacagaagagtccagagaggagagacagaagagtccagagaggagagacagaagagtctggagaggagagacagaagagtctggagtccagggaggagagacagaagagtccagagaggagagacagaagagTCCAGAGAGGATAGACAAAAGAGtctggagaggagagacagaagagTCCAGAGAGGATAGACAGAAGAgtccagagaggagagacagaagagTCTGGAGAAGAGAGACAGAAGAGtctggagaggagagacagaagagtccggagaggagagacagaagagtccagagaggagagacagaagagTCCAGAGAGGATAGACAAAAGAGtctggagaggagagacagaagagTCCAGAGAGGATAGACAGAAGAgtccagagaggagagacagaagagTCTGGAGAAGAGAGACAGAAGAGtctggagaggagagacagaagagTCTGGAGAAGAGAGACAGAAGAGTCcggagaggagagacagaagagtccagagaggagagacagaagagTCCGGAGAGGAAAGACAGAAGAGTCCAGAGAGGATAGACAGAAGAgtccagagaggagagacagaagagtctggagaggagagacagaagagtctggagaggagagacagaagagtctggagaggagagacagaagagtctggagaggagagacagaagagtctggagtccagggaggagagacagaagagtctggagtccagggaggagagacagaagagtctggagtccagggaggagagacagaagagtctggagagaagagacagaagagtctggagaggagagacagaagagtctggagaggagagaaagaagagTCTGGAGAAGAAAGACAGAAGAGTCCAGAGAGGATAGACAGAAGAgtccagagaggagagacagaagagtctggagaggagagacagaagagtctggagaggagagacagaagagtctggagaggagagacagaagagtctggagtccagggaggagagacagaagagtctggagtccagggaggagagacagaagagtctggagtccagggaggagagacagaagagtctggagagaagagacagaagagtctggagaggagagacagaagagtctggagaggagagacagaagagtctggagaggagagaaagaagagTCTGGAGTCCAGGGAGGAGAGACAGAAGAGTCCAGGAGGAGAGCGCAGAGACAGTAGAGCCCAGAGAGAAGAGATAGCAGAGTCCAGGGAGAAgagcgcagagacagcagagtccagggaggagagcgcagagacagcagagtccagggaggagagcgcagagacagcagagtccagggaggagagcgcagagacagcagagtccagggagaagagatagcagagtccagggaggagagtgcagagacagcagagtccagggagaagagcacagagacagcagagtccagggaggagagcgCAGAGACAGTAGAGCCCAAAGAGAAGAGAtagcagagtccagggaggagagtgcagagacagcagagtccagggagaagagcacagagacagcagagtacagggaggagagtgcagagacagcagagtccagggaggagagcgcagagacagcagagtccagggaggagagtgcagagacagcagagtccaagGAGAAgagcgcagagacagcagagtccagggaggagagtgcagagacagcagagtccagggaggagagcgcagagacagcagagtccagggaggagagtgcagagacagcagagtccaagGAGAAgagcgcagagacagcagagtccagggaggagagtgcagagacagcagagtccagggaggagagatagcagagcccagggaggagagcgcagagacagcagagtccagggagaagagcacagagacagcagagtccagggagaagagcacagagacagcagagcccagggaggagagtgcagagacagcagagtccagggaggagagcgcagagacagcagagtctagggaggagagcacagagacagcagagtccagggaggagagacagcagagcccAGGGAGGGgagcgcagagacagcagagtccagggaggagagt
This Aquarana catesbeiana isolate 2022-GZ linkage group LG13, ASM4218655v1, whole genome shotgun sequence DNA region includes the following protein-coding sequences:
- the MUC1 gene encoding mucin-1, with product MSKTRTLTALLILALSIRANIATNGTTTAPQATGVTTGSNTSTTNSTATAPPATGTATVNNTSTTNNTTTGPPATGTTAVNNTSTTNSTTTGPQSTGVTTVNNTSTTNSTTTGPQATGVTTVNNTSTTNSTATSPPATGTTTVNNTSTTNSTTTGPQATGVTTVNNTSTTNSTATAPPATGTTTVNNTSTTNSTTTGPPATGTTAVNNTSTANSTTTGPPATGTTTVNNTSTANSTTTGPPAMGTTTVNNTSTANSTTAAPPATGTITVNNTSTANSTTAAPPATGTTTVNNTSTANSTTAAPPATGTTAVNNTSTANSTTAAPQATGTTAVNNTSTANSTTAAPQATGTTAVNNTSTANSTTAAPQATGTTTVNNTSTTNSTTTGPPATGTTTVNNTSTTNSTTAAPQATGTTAVNNTSTANSTTAAPQATGTTTVNNTSTANSTTAAPPATGTTAVNNASTANSTTAAPPATGTTTVNNASTANSTTAAPPATGTTKVNNASTANSTTAAPPATGTTPSNTNSTNSTSTTSSAASTVTSTANSATSNATGATSPSTSVVQTTSQLITPIYMRLHITNQVYSTLLNDPTSTLFLDLQAKIKNLFNDVYNCSTCLTRDTYLGVLILAFSPGSINADTQTQFKGSPSSSNIQTTMTDALSKNSNELNGLRIDNVQASTTPFASTSASTVPGWGIALLVLASVLVFLCIIFIIIMIVLLCRRKHSGHMDMFTTRGSYHSMNDYTSYQTHGRYVAPNKYETAGNGTKNQFSYSNQGLETDNL